TTACTAAAGTACCTACCAAGTGGATATTCATGAAGTAGCTATTATTATTGGATATAGCCATTCAATAGAGTagctattgttattttttatgaatCAGGCTTCTCTGGtttcattttttctaatttttttcctgttacctcaaaatctttttaaatttttcatttaattttattttttaaagtaagaaatagATTCACTGTATAAGTAGTACAGGGAAACCTTAAGTAAACCAACATGTGAAgccattttttaaacaattagaaTTAATGCAATTTACAAGAAGATTTATATTAGTCCTTTAAATAGAAAGCCCTCCCTGAAAAAGATATAATTTAtcttctaaaaatgttaaattttatacaGCTTTTCATGGACACATCAAAAGACTTACCAATAGGCCAAAGGATGTCCTTGTCTCCTagtgattcttaaaaaaaaatcaatttgaaacATCTgcttatatctaaaaaaaaaaaaagaaagaagaggaaagaaaaagaagtctgcTAAGCAAAGGATAATGCAAATACTGCTACAgaagaaatatagaaatataatttctttaataaaatcaTCACTTGAAATTTGCCAAAATAAGGTTATATGACTAAAGAGAAAGGTAGTTTCTTTTAAGCAAGTTATAAATACAAATAGCATAAAAGTTTTGTATTTAAAGATGTTACAGAAATTCAAATTTGGGTAGCTTCTGTAACCAAAAATAATCAAGTAAAATCACTTACTAATTTATGCAAGAATGTAAAGTTGTTCCATGTGGAATgacatcaaaaaggaaaagacacaggTTTGCTCTTCTGAAACCTATTTGTTCTCATAAAGttttttcttacatttccttTGACCTACCAGTTTATCCAATCTGTTTTTCAAATCTTAGAGgctactgaaaaaacaaaacaactattaGTACATGTCCTATAGAAAAATCCAGCTATATTTCCAAATGCAGGAACTAAGAACCATGCTTAAGTACAAAAGTAatggtgattttaaaaattgatataaaaggaatgaaagatataaaggaaaaggatggaaaataaGGATGGAATGGAAGAAGAATGTAGACTAATTTTAATATTGGCTCAGATTCTCCTTCTCCTAATAATACTACAGTAAATTGGCATAGAAATATGCCTAATTAAATTACAGTTTTAAGTTGGCTGCCAATTATGaatctttatacattttaaaaacaaaacctaaataacTACTTTAAGCTGGTAGCAAGATGTGTTATACAAATATTGTACTTTATATATACTGAGACTAAACTCTCTAATTCTATTTGCCCAGTGTTTCAAAATCAATGTGTCTAGGAAAATATAATCAAGTACTAGAACTCTGATATATTAACTTATTTTGCATACTTGTCTTATTAGTGATATATCAGTGTCACCATGTTGATGCTGGTGAGACTTAAACTTGGTATGAATTGATAAAATTTGTATCACTTAGAAGATTGTTTCACAGTATAgcagtttttaaagaataaagtgtgtattaatattttgtattaaaaagttTTAGTTCAGATAGCATTCATTTCAAATATGGTATCTCATCAGTCCAAGAATAAAATGGTGTGAACAAAACAATCTAACTCTGGTATAAGAACTGTGACCCAAGCAATTGGGCATATTTTTGCAATTAAGTCCTCATACCATTACCAAATAACTTACTAGATCATTTTGTTTTGAAGATAATTTCAGGCGCAGCATCTTAAGGAAAATCCCAGCTAAAGCATCATTTTAGCAAAAACAAAGTTTTGGCTCAATCAACATGATTATGCAACAATcagttataataaaaatatgttttattatgGACAGTGAATCAAAAACAAGAGAACATAGAAGTATCAACCATGTATTTTATGTCCTTTTCTAGAATAACTCATGTTTATTAGGAAGCTGCACCCCCGTGTACAATAAATATCAACAATGTCATGAAACAGTGGAAAAATTACTGCCCAAATACTGAACTCCTGTAACCAAATCACATTTCGGGTTCAAGAAAACACACTATCACATACCAAAAAACACCCCCAACACACCAAACAAAAACCAGCTCAAGTTTAGGACTGTACTGGCTGGAAAACACTCATTGTGTCACTGCTTTAAGAACCCCCCGGAGCACCTTGTAACTCATTAACTGCACATTTTCCTTTGGAGGGAAACAAGGTCCTCTCTCTGTCACATAGGCATAAGGAAATCTCAAAACCCAGAGGCCATCGGGTGGGAGAGTGATTTCTTGTTTTTCTGGATAGAATACTGGACATGGTGGTGGGCCTGGTTGCACCTGAAAAACACaggaaatgtaattattttaacatttttcaattAAGAAACACCTAAAAGACGAATGTCTAAACAAAGGATAGGTTCAAAGAGCACATAAGATTAAGCATGAAATGTGAACACTTCTAACTCCAATCACACCTAACATTACATTAAATAGTCTCAAATATTATCTTGCCTTTCTACAGATTTTTAACTTCAAGTTCTGCATCTAACCAAATGATGTGAATTGATAATGAGAACTGATTAACACacttatgatttatttttcaacagAGTATGCAGtttaaaaggcttttaaaattaagatcCGTTTAATTAGTTTGATTCTCTGTACTTTTTCAAACAATCAAAACAAGCATCAGCACTTTTTGTCTGTCTGAGGACAGAAAGGGTTGTATTTCTTACCTGAGGCATTAGTATTATCTGCAAAGGAGCATCGGGTACCACAACAAAAAGCCTCATAAGTTGAGCGTAATGTGGTTTTAGCCCTCTACCCTGAGATGATGACAGAATATATAAGGGCATATCACTATTCAGGGCTTTTAAAGCTGATTCCTTGGGCCCACTTCCCATTACTTTCATTATTTTGTCAGGTCCTGAGCACATAAATCTCCGACCTCGAGAGTCTTCATATTCAAAGCCCACAAACGCTCTAGCTATGTCATCTCGCCGTCTTCCTCTTCCCATTACAACTGCACTTCTCTTTCCAGGAACAGCTTTATTTGGAGCAGGCCAAGAATTTGTGTCTAAGTCTCCTTCATCTTCAGCTCTAGTCCTGATGACAATGTCCCAAGGCATAAGATAGTTTGTCCCTGGAATAAAGCCCTGTTGGTCCAAACCAGTATGAAAGTTGTAAGACTTAGCAGGGCCAAGTTTAACCAAAGACCAGCTGGAGAATTTGGGGAGGAGACCTTTGGGGCAATTTGAATGTAGCATGCCTGGGAGATATTCAACTGTGGATGCCTGTCGATCAACCAAGTTTGGTCTCTTCTCAGTCTTTACCTCTCCTTGACCATGAACTTCTGGATTATCTCCTCCTGCTTGTGGATCAGCTGGATAGGTACCTAAACTATCTGTGGATTGGCCTAAACTCAAAGCTAAACTCAGGCTTGTGCTCTCTCCTTGGGTTTGaggttctttttctttaagtttatCGGCATCTGCATCTGGAGGGGCAGGAGACGATTCGTTTTTGGCAGGAGCAGGATCTGGAGTACTTGGTTCAAATACTGGGAAATTGATATGATCCAATTTTCCACAACATTTTTCTTCCAGAAGCtatggaggaaggaaaaagacaaacaaaagaaTCTTGTGAACTTCTCATTGAAAACAACACATTCTTCACTCTAAAAACCAAGATGAACAATTAATGGGcaagcaaataaatacatataaagaacTTTCTCTTGTTACACATCACACTGCAAGTCAAATTTACTTTTCTAGATGTTTTGCttctgaaaatacatattttagtcAGATGGCagttagccaaaaaaaaaaaaaaaaaaaaaaaaaaaagaagaaggaaatagaagaggaaggagaaaaaatgtAGGCTACCTGATAAAAGTCATAGTTAGCTGCCTTGATATCAAAAGGATCATCTCGAGGTGCTTGTTTCCTTCCACAGTTACAGGCACCAGTGGACCGAGCTCGGCTATTGTGATATAGCACAGGAGGATTTCTATCAGCCTCTGGTTTTTCTCCTGGAAAACATACATCACTATTAATTTTATACACACAGTGCAGAGtcacatttattttgctttgattGTATCTAACCCCCAAATTTCTCCAAACAGTTctttggaaatgagaaaaaaaaacccaaaatccaAAATgccaaaaacacaaaaaccttGACTAAACACATATAACAGAAGAAGCAAGTGAAAATGCCTAAAATAACACATATTTTAATCTAAAGGCTTAGCATTTCTAAGTAAATGTGAGCATCATCAGAGTGACGAAATACTTCATTATATTCATTTCGGTTAAACGAAAACTCCaagataaaaaatgttaatatgaaATTTCTGAAATTTAGTATTATTTAATAGTGCTCCCTTACTAATCCCCTAGGGTTCATTctttaaatacaagaaaataattaGTCATCAGagctggtttttctttttacagcAGGAGAGAAAACTTAAATCTGATGTACCTAAATTTCTGTAGGGCTCTCCTTTCAAGATGTCAATGCACAGAGAACAAACTCTCTTAAAACAAGAATATACTGCTTAAAGTCTGGATTTCAAAATGTTGAGAAAACTTTAGCTACCTGATTTAGGTAATGAGTGAAATTTATGGACACAGTGTTGATCAGTTAAACTCCTCTCCTCACAGAGCTGATGGCCATTGCTCCAAAACTTGTAGCAGTCCTCGTGCAACTGCATGGCATATTTGTGAAAGGCTGGACCCCTAGCATGTTGACTGTATACTCGAAGAGCCTGGGCAAGCTGATTCTTGTGGACAGTCATTGTGTAATTATGAGGCAAATTTGACTGGTAGGCGCTATGGGCCATGGGTAAAGCTTTTTGACACCGGTTCTCTGAGAATTTTGTGTCAATATCCAAAAACCCTTCCAAGACTTTAATACTGCTTAAAATCTTAGATGTTAGTTCCCCAGTGGGAGATCCCGCATCCTCCTCTTTCCCATCAATAGCTACTTCATACAGTTTTGAAGCTGCGGAGATCCATTTCTGATAAGTAGGAAGTTCAAAATGGGAAGGCTGTGGGTTCCTGCCCACACTGTCATCAAAACCTTTCTTGCTTAGGACTAGCTCCACATGCTGCCATAGAAATTCTCGAAGAGTGAAATCCACTAGCTGCCCTGAAGAACTGGAACTGCTGGTGTCAATGTGGAAAGAAAGTTGTTGTCGGCTGTGCTGTCTCATCACCTGGTATCGCCTGGACCCAGAAAGGGGTGCCGGGACCAGCAAAGATTCGGGGTCCTTCACAGTACAGTGACTCCTAAGTTGGTCCAGTAACATGCCTACTGGGTCCTCCTCCTGGCTTCCGGGAACTATGTACACAAAAGCTTGATTGGCAG
This is a stretch of genomic DNA from Camelus bactrianus isolate YW-2024 breed Bactrian camel chromosome 16, ASM4877302v1, whole genome shotgun sequence. It encodes these proteins:
- the SMG8 gene encoding nonsense-mediated mRNA decay factor SMG8; amino-acid sequence: MAGPVSLRELLMGASAWTGPESPEGSPTEGGGSAAGGPDPPWREDEICVVGIFGKTALRLNSEKFSLVNTVCDRQVFPLFRHQDPGDSGPGIKTEAGAVGEAGGAGDPGAGAGAGDPVRGAVAAAEGNRTEPGSQDYSLLQAYYNQESKVLYLLLTSICDNSQLLRACRALQSGEAGGGLSLPHAEAHEFWKHQEKLQCLSLLYLFSVCHILLLVHPTCSFDITYDRVFRALDGLRQKVLPLLKTAIKDCPVGKDWKLNCRPCPPRLLFLFQLNGALKVEPPRSQDPAHPDKPKKHSPKRRLQHALEDQIYRIFRKSRVLTNQSINCLFTVPANQAFVYIVPGSQEEDPVGMLLDQLRSHCTVKDPESLLVPAPLSGSRRYQVMRQHSRQQLSFHIDTSSSSSSGQLVDFTLREFLWQHVELVLSKKGFDDSVGRNPQPSHFELPTYQKWISAASKLYEVAIDGKEEDAGSPTGELTSKILSSIKVLEGFLDIDTKFSENRCQKALPMAHSAYQSNLPHNYTMTVHKNQLAQALRVYSQHARGPAFHKYAMQLHEDCYKFWSNGHQLCEERSLTDQHCVHKFHSLPKSGEKPEADRNPPVLYHNSRARSTGACNCGRKQAPRDDPFDIKAANYDFYQLLEEKCCGKLDHINFPVFEPSTPDPAPAKNESSPAPPDADADKLKEKEPQTQGESTSLSLALSLGQSTDSLGTYPADPQAGGDNPEVHGQGEVKTEKRPNLVDRQASTVEYLPGMLHSNCPKGLLPKFSSWSLVKLGPAKSYNFHTGLDQQGFIPGTNYLMPWDIVIRTRAEDEGDLDTNSWPAPNKAVPGKRSAVVMGRGRRRDDIARAFVGFEYEDSRGRRFMCSGPDKIMKVMGSGPKESALKALNSDMPLYILSSSQGRGLKPHYAQLMRLFVVVPDAPLQIILMPQVQPGPPPCPVFYPEKQEITLPPDGLWVLRFPYAYVTERGPCFPPKENVQLMSYKVLRGVLKAVTQ